In the bacterium genome, one interval contains:
- the adh2 gene encoding Long-chain-alcohol dehydrogenase 2, with protein MENFALQNPTKIHFGRGTLARAGAETAAWGKNALLLASPQAGDAVQKLTAILGEAGVKAAVHTVEGTTATLAEAQKAGKAGRDAQAAVVIALGDTATMDLGRITTFSLFDPDRLWDQLPKVDSDKAPERTVPLIQIPLQAPVGIPNWGGGALTNQETKERVLFSHESLVPKVCIADPEITYAQPKEETIDTMCTLIGWLLDGYFNGAENAPIQDRLIENLLETIMENLPVIQSNPANYTSRANLLWTGVMAASGFVLAGKGGNMPLTRAAMHLSGAYGLSTGRTYATMLPAFMLATYQDNPEPYARLGHRLFGFPIMSPTMEEAAHKGILQFRKWLHSFGMLHTLVSAGVPKESVDDVAGSFAHIANKGLMNGIVPFDADRAQLLAQLAVQ; from the coding sequence ATGGAGAACTTCGCGCTTCAGAATCCCACCAAAATCCACTTCGGACGCGGCACGCTGGCCCGTGCCGGAGCCGAAACTGCCGCCTGGGGCAAGAATGCCCTCCTCCTCGCCAGCCCCCAGGCCGGCGATGCGGTCCAGAAGCTCACTGCCATTCTTGGGGAAGCCGGGGTGAAGGCCGCGGTCCATACCGTCGAAGGCACCACCGCCACCCTCGCGGAGGCGCAGAAGGCGGGCAAAGCAGGTCGGGATGCCCAGGCCGCCGTGGTGATCGCCCTGGGCGATACCGCCACCATGGACCTCGGACGCATCACCACCTTCAGCCTTTTTGATCCAGATCGCCTCTGGGACCAGCTGCCGAAAGTCGACAGTGACAAAGCCCCGGAGCGGACAGTCCCCCTCATCCAGATTCCCCTGCAGGCCCCGGTGGGTATCCCCAACTGGGGGGGCGGTGCCCTGACCAATCAGGAGACCAAAGAGCGGGTCCTCTTCTCCCATGAAAGCCTGGTCCCGAAGGTCTGCATCGCCGACCCGGAAATCACCTACGCCCAGCCGAAGGAAGAGACCATCGACACGATGTGCACGCTCATCGGCTGGCTGCTTGATGGGTACTTCAACGGCGCGGAGAACGCTCCCATCCAGGATCGCCTCATCGAGAATCTCCTGGAGACCATTATGGAGAACCTTCCGGTCATCCAGTCCAATCCGGCGAACTACACCTCCCGGGCGAATCTGCTCTGGACCGGCGTGATGGCGGCATCCGGGTTCGTGCTGGCTGGCAAGGGTGGCAACATGCCTCTGACCCGCGCCGCCATGCATCTTTCGGGCGCGTATGGCCTCTCCACCGGCCGGACCTACGCCACCATGCTGCCCGCCTTCATGCTCGCGACCTACCAGGACAATCCGGAGCCCTATGCCCGCCTGGGTCATCGCCTCTTCGGCTTTCCCATCATGTCTCCCACCATGGAAGAAGCCGCGCACAAGGGGATCCTGCAGTTCCGCAAGTGGCTCCATTCCTTCGGGATGCTGCACACCCTCGTGTCGGCCGGCGTGCCGAAGGAGTCGGTGGACGATGTCGCCGGGAGTTTTGCCCACATCGCGAACAAGGGCCTGATGAACGGCATCGTGCCGTTCGATGCCGACCGCGCGCAACTCCTGGCGCAGCTGGCGGTGCAGTAA
- the lgt gene encoding Prolipoprotein diacylglyceryl transferase: MLRELLGPWSFETNPLWIALVIGALVFYSMAISYAQSRGKDGTQTLGLGLIFILVGDAILFALWNAMGWPQTHQFQNVAIYSYGFMLMIAFIASTILLVNRGKREDWAIPSDTVLDLMTFIIIGGIVGARVLYVALEWDTQYGPNASGVDYATTAEAWKAALLNVAKINEGGLSFHGGILGALLFGFFYTAARKLNFLKMVDFVAPAVPIGGFFGRLGCFLNGCCYGIATGTMPGIEMKVLGDGIARHPAQLYEAGGHLLIFAWLAATEKSAKFPGHLFLRFIVGYSWVRFVVEWFRFDETAEKLAELPGLGWITVAQAASLVVIILGSLLIWFMTRMAEPGEDEGEGGIKGDVIAPGKLIARDPNAIAAASKPAAAPKIEEPAGPSPAPTPQG; this comes from the coding sequence ATGCTTCGTGAACTGCTCGGCCCCTGGAGCTTCGAAACCAATCCCCTCTGGATTGCCCTGGTCATCGGAGCCCTGGTCTTTTACTCCATGGCCATCTCCTATGCGCAGAGCCGGGGGAAGGATGGGACACAGACACTGGGACTCGGGCTGATCTTCATCCTGGTCGGCGATGCCATCCTCTTCGCGCTCTGGAATGCCATGGGCTGGCCCCAGACCCACCAGTTCCAGAACGTCGCGATTTACAGCTACGGCTTCATGCTGATGATTGCGTTCATCGCCTCCACGATCCTGCTGGTGAACCGGGGTAAGCGCGAAGACTGGGCGATCCCCTCAGACACCGTCCTCGACCTGATGACCTTCATCATCATCGGCGGCATTGTCGGAGCCCGGGTGCTCTATGTGGCGCTGGAATGGGACACCCAGTATGGTCCGAACGCGTCGGGGGTGGACTACGCCACTACTGCGGAAGCCTGGAAAGCCGCGCTGCTGAATGTCGCGAAGATCAACGAGGGGGGCCTGTCGTTCCACGGCGGCATCCTGGGGGCGCTCCTCTTCGGCTTTTTCTACACTGCCGCCCGCAAGCTCAACTTCCTGAAGATGGTGGACTTTGTCGCGCCAGCCGTGCCGATTGGTGGGTTCTTCGGACGCCTCGGCTGTTTCCTGAATGGTTGCTGCTATGGCATCGCCACCGGCACCATGCCGGGCATCGAGATGAAAGTCCTGGGCGATGGCATCGCCCGGCATCCGGCGCAGCTCTATGAGGCCGGTGGCCATCTGCTGATTTTTGCGTGGCTCGCGGCGACCGAGAAGAGCGCGAAGTTCCCCGGACATCTCTTCCTGCGCTTCATCGTGGGGTACTCCTGGGTCCGGTTCGTCGTGGAGTGGTTCCGCTTCGATGAGACGGCCGAGAAGCTCGCCGAACTGCCCGGCCTCGGCTGGATCACGGTGGCGCAGGCCGCCTCGCTGGTGGTCATCATTCTCGGGTCGCTGCTCATCTGGTTTATGACCCGCATGGCGGAGCCGGGCGAGGATGAAGGCGAAGGGGGTATCAAGGGCGATGTCATCGCGCCGGGCAAGCTCATCGCCCGGGACCCGAACGCCATCGCTGCCGCCTCCAAGCCTGCCGCAGCGCCTAAGATCGAGGAGCCCGCGGGACCCTCCCCGGCACCGACACCGCAGGGCTAG